Proteins co-encoded in one Streptomyces roseochromogenus subsp. oscitans DS 12.976 genomic window:
- a CDS encoding HAD family hydrolase, producing MTIRAVVWDVDDTLFDYTTADRQGMRAHLVAEGLIQEYGSAEAALVRWREITDQQWARFSAGEVDFVTQRRDRTRDFLGRQLTDDEADAWFQRYIRHYEAAWGLFPDVLPVLEALSGSHRHAVLSNSSITVQEHKLRSLGILDRFEAVLCAAELGVSKPEAGAFLAACEALHLPPHEVAYVGDHPEIDGRGAAEAGLLSVWIDRGTAQSQSAEGAVVHRISTLAELPALVRADTRFGAPSTFG from the coding sequence ATGACGATCAGAGCCGTGGTCTGGGACGTGGACGACACCCTCTTCGACTACACGACCGCGGACCGGCAGGGCATGCGGGCGCATCTGGTGGCCGAGGGGTTGATCCAGGAGTACGGCAGCGCCGAGGCGGCTCTGGTCCGGTGGCGGGAGATCACCGACCAGCAGTGGGCGCGGTTCTCCGCCGGTGAGGTCGACTTCGTCACACAGCGCCGGGACCGTACCCGGGACTTTCTCGGCCGACAGCTGACCGACGACGAGGCCGACGCCTGGTTCCAGCGGTACATAAGGCACTACGAGGCCGCCTGGGGCCTCTTCCCGGATGTGCTGCCCGTCCTGGAGGCCCTCTCCGGCAGTCACCGGCACGCGGTGCTGTCCAATTCCAGCATCACGGTCCAGGAGCACAAGCTGCGCAGCCTCGGCATCCTCGACCGCTTCGAGGCCGTCCTGTGCGCCGCCGAGCTGGGCGTCTCCAAGCCGGAGGCCGGGGCCTTCCTGGCGGCCTGCGAGGCGCTGCACCTGCCGCCGCACGAGGTGGCGTACGTCGGTGACCACCCGGAGATCGACGGACGGGGCGCCGCCGAGGCCGGGCTGCTGTCCGTGTGGATCGACCGCGGGACGGCCCAGTCGCAGTCGGCTGAGGGCGCTGTCGTGCACCGGATCTCGACCCTCGCCGAACTCCCCGCGCTCGTCCGCGCGGATACCCGTTTTGGAGCCCCGTCCACCTTCGGGTAA
- the gltX gene encoding glutamate--tRNA ligase translates to MASAPGSPVRVRFCPSPTGNPHVGLVRTALFNWAFARHHQGSGAQFVFRIEDTDAARDSEESYNQLLDAMRWLGFDWDEGPEVGGPHAPYRQSQRMDIYQDVAQKLLDSGHAYHCYCSQEELDSRREAARAAGKPSGYDGHCRDLTAAQVEEYKAQGRTPIVRFRMPDETITFTDLVRGELTFTPENVPDYGIVRANGAPLYTLVNPVDDALMEITHVLRGEDLLSSTPRQIALYKALIELGIAKQTPAFGHLPYVMGEGNKKLSKRDPQSSLNLYRERGFLPEGLLNYLSLLGWSLSADQDIFTIDEMVAAFDISDVNPNPARFDLKKCEAINGDHIRMLEVKEFTERCRPWLKAPFAPWAPEDFDEAKWEAIAPHAQTRLKVLSEITDNVDFLFLAEPVEDEASWTKAMKEGSDALLRTAREKLESADWTSPESLKEAVLAAGEAHGLKLGKAQAPVRVAVTGRTVGLPLFESLEVLGKEKTLARIDAALTKLSA, encoded by the coding sequence GTGGCTAGCGCACCCGGCTCCCCCGTACGCGTCCGTTTCTGCCCCTCGCCCACCGGTAACCCCCACGTGGGCTTGGTCCGGACCGCCCTGTTCAACTGGGCGTTCGCCCGGCACCACCAGGGCAGCGGTGCTCAATTCGTCTTCCGTATCGAGGACACTGACGCGGCCCGTGACTCGGAGGAGTCGTACAACCAGCTGCTCGACGCGATGCGCTGGCTCGGCTTCGACTGGGACGAGGGCCCCGAGGTCGGCGGCCCGCACGCGCCGTACCGCCAGTCGCAGCGCATGGACATCTACCAGGACGTCGCACAGAAGCTGCTGGACAGCGGCCACGCCTACCACTGCTACTGCTCCCAGGAGGAGCTGGACAGCCGCCGCGAGGCGGCGCGGGCGGCCGGGAAGCCGTCGGGCTACGACGGCCACTGCCGCGACCTGACCGCCGCGCAGGTCGAGGAGTACAAGGCCCAGGGCCGCACCCCGATCGTCCGCTTCCGGATGCCGGACGAGACGATCACCTTCACCGACCTGGTCCGCGGCGAGCTGACCTTCACCCCCGAGAACGTGCCGGACTACGGCATCGTCCGGGCGAACGGCGCCCCGCTGTACACGCTGGTCAACCCGGTCGACGACGCCCTGATGGAGATCACCCACGTCCTGCGGGGCGAGGACCTGCTCTCCTCCACCCCGCGCCAGATCGCCCTGTACAAGGCGCTGATCGAGCTGGGCATCGCCAAGCAGACCCCGGCCTTCGGCCACCTGCCGTACGTGATGGGCGAGGGCAACAAGAAGCTGTCGAAGCGTGATCCGCAGTCGTCGCTGAACCTCTACCGCGAGCGGGGCTTCCTCCCCGAGGGCCTGCTCAACTACCTCTCCCTGCTGGGCTGGTCGCTCTCCGCGGACCAGGACATCTTCACGATCGACGAGATGGTCGCCGCCTTCGACATCTCCGACGTGAACCCCAACCCGGCGCGCTTCGACCTGAAGAAGTGCGAGGCGATCAACGGCGACCACATCCGCATGCTGGAGGTGAAGGAGTTCACCGAGCGCTGCCGCCCGTGGCTGAAGGCTCCCTTCGCCCCCTGGGCGCCGGAGGACTTCGACGAGGCGAAGTGGGAGGCGATCGCCCCGCACGCCCAGACCCGCCTCAAGGTCCTCTCCGAGATCACCGACAACGTCGACTTCCTGTTCCTCGCCGAGCCGGTCGAGGACGAGGCCTCGTGGACGAAGGCGATGAAGGAAGGCAGTGACGCCCTCCTCCGCACGGCCCGCGAGAAGCTGGAGTCCGCGGACTGGACGTCTCCGGAGTCCCTGAAGGAGGCCGTCCTGGCCGCCGGCGAGGCCCACGGCCTCAAGCTCGGCAAGGCCCAGGCCCCGGTCCGCGTCGCCGTCACCGGCCGCACCGTCGGCCTGCCCCTCTTCGAGTCCCTGGAAGTCCTGGGCAAGGAGAAGACGCTGGCCCGCATCGACGCGGCCCTGACGAAGCTGAGCGCCTAG
- a CDS encoding fumarylacetoacetate hydrolase family protein, with protein sequence MRIARFSIDGNVAFGAVEGDKQDELVLDIIKGIPFADHELSGTKVPLSKVRLLPPILPNKVVAFGRNYADHARELGNEMPDAPFAFFKPSTSVIGPGDAIQYPPFSEELHHEAELAVVIGRMCREVPRERVKDVIFGYTCANDVTARDVQKREKQWARAKGFDTSCPLGPWVETDLDLERANDLTIQCTVNGQQRQLGRTSEMIHPIEDLVVNISEAMTLLPGDVILTGTPAGVGPLNVGDEVAVTIEGIGTLTNKVVKRG encoded by the coding sequence GTGCGCATCGCCAGGTTCTCCATCGACGGGAACGTCGCCTTCGGCGCGGTCGAGGGCGACAAGCAGGACGAACTCGTCCTCGACATCATCAAGGGCATCCCGTTCGCGGACCACGAGCTGTCCGGTACGAAGGTGCCGCTGAGCAAGGTCAGGCTGCTCCCGCCGATCCTCCCCAACAAGGTCGTGGCCTTCGGCCGTAACTACGCCGACCACGCGCGCGAGCTGGGCAACGAGATGCCCGACGCCCCGTTCGCCTTCTTCAAGCCGTCCACCTCGGTGATCGGCCCCGGCGACGCCATCCAGTACCCGCCGTTCTCCGAGGAACTGCACCACGAGGCCGAGCTGGCCGTCGTCATCGGCCGTATGTGCCGCGAGGTCCCGCGCGAGCGCGTCAAGGACGTCATCTTCGGTTACACCTGCGCCAACGACGTCACCGCCCGCGATGTGCAGAAGCGTGAGAAGCAGTGGGCCCGGGCCAAGGGCTTCGACACCTCCTGCCCGCTCGGCCCCTGGGTGGAGACGGACCTGGACCTGGAGCGGGCGAACGACCTGACCATCCAGTGCACCGTCAATGGCCAGCAGCGCCAACTGGGCCGCACCAGCGAGATGATCCACCCCATCGAGGACTTGGTCGTCAACATCTCCGAGGCCATGACCCTGCTCCCCGGCGACGTCATCCTCACCGGCACCCCCGCGGGGGTCGGCCCCTTGAACGTCGGCGACGAGGTCGCCGTCACCATCGAAGGCATCGGCACTCTCACCAACAAGGTTGTCAAGCGTGGCTAG